The Aspergillus nidulans FGSC A4 chromosome VIII genome contains the following window.
CTGGAACTGAGAAGCAGCGCGATGATGCCCTCGAGGCcttggttcttcagcaggagatcgcggaagagctggagcgTGAGCGCAAGCGCAACCAGAAGGAGCTTGCTGCCTTGCAGCACACCAGTGCCACTCTTGCTCGCCAACGTGACGATGCTCAACGTGTCGTCCTGCACCTGCGTAGCCTAATCAATGGCAAATCTCACCATATGGAACACCTTGTCCGCTCTATCGGCAGCTCAGCGGAACTTGACGAACTAGCGGAGCAGGAAGTCGCCGAGGAACAGGCCCAGGAGAGCGCAGAATCCGTCAAGGATAAGAACGTGAAGAAGGACGTGAAGACAAACGAATCTTCAAACGGTGTGTCGAGTATCAACCCGGACCTAGAGCAACACCTGCTGAACATTGGTCAACCAGAACGCCGTCTTGCGCGTCTCAGCGTAACTGACGTTGCCGATCGCTACTTACGCGACAAGACGGATGCCATCTCGGAGATTATCCGCAGCATCAGCGAGCAGTGTGCCGCTGCTGTCGAGGGTCTGCAACTTGCCCaggatgcagaggatggcgatgccATGCCGAGCAAAGCCAATCTTGAGCCGCGCGGCATGATGACCCCTCGCGAGGGCAGTGAGATGGGTGACAGTGAGGTCAGCACCCTCCACCCGGATGGCCGGACAAGCGTTCCTCCTACGCCAGATCTTGTCCACAACCGGTCAAGCACCTCAATgtcgatgatcagcagctcAACATTCCCAGAAAGGTCAAGTCAGCAGTATGGGCCCGGGGAGATCCCGACCCggatcgtcgaggacgatgacgagcaCGCCCATGAAACGGAAGGTCTCGATAACCCAAGCGAAGCTGGGACTCTCTCCAAGCATTCCAACGAGGACCTTATGCGGACAACCCCTCGCATGCTCGCGTAGAGACCTTCCATCCACAGACGATGACGTTTGATTTCGACGACTTCGACACGACATCTGCTCCGTACACAATATTGTCAGATCTAGAGCGAGTTGTGAACAATCTTGGCGCTTTCTGTGTTTTGATCTTTCTGTTTCCGTCTTGGATATTCACTCACCACTGCCACAAACTTTCTGGACgcctttgtttctttctggaGGAgcatttttctttctcttatTTCACTTTTCGTTGAAGGCCGTCCGGTTGACGGCCTAGCTTGATTCCCCACCCTTCGCGCCCGCTGTCGGGCGGTTTTTCTTTCATCTAGAACGTAGCGTTCTAGGGCGTCTTTTGCTGCCTTTACATAGATAGCCCGCGGCCTCCATATACCGGGCGagcctctctctctctctcccacTATTTCCGATCAATCTCCCCCGATTCCCTTTGTCGATATTCTTCGCAACGGAGCTGCTTTGAAAGTTGCCGCTGTGCTCAAGAAGCGCAGACTCTGTGTTCGCTCACCGTAGCTGGTGGATTTAGTTAATTGATACTTGTCTATAAGTAAAACATGAGAATGTTCAATTTCAGCCTGAAGATGTATATACATTCGGCGTAGCAATCAAGCCAACTTTCCGGGAACCACAGGATGACCAGCACTGAGTCCACCGCAAACCGCCCACGCCTGCCCGTTCACGTAACTACTCTCATCGCTTCCCAAGAACAGCGCAACCCGTGCAATCTCATCTGCCACGGCACCGCGCTGCAGTGGATTCAGTTGCCCAATCTTCCGCTCCGTCCCCCTCGCCCGCGCAGCCTCGTACATCGCAGCTGTCATCCCCGTCTCTACCACCCCGGGGCAGATCGCGTTAATCCGGATCCCCGTCCCAGCCAATTGGAAAGCCACAGTTTGTGCAATAGATACAACAGCCGCCTTGCTCGCGCTGTAATCCGTCGCCCCCGCATTCGACCTCAACCCCGCCACACTCGCTGTAGCTATAATACTGCCTCCAGGGTATTTCTTCTCGGGACTAGTCTTCCTCATTGCCAGACTAGCATGCTTTGCGGCTAAAAACACACCAACTGTGTTGATCCGCAGCGTCTCCGCGAATTGCTCACCTGTCACTTCCGTGAAGGGAACGTTAGAGCCTGAGATTCCAGCATTGGCGAAAAAGATGTCGAGCCGCCCGTAGTTCTGGATGGCCTCGTCAATCACAGCCTTCAGCGCAGCTTCATCTGCTGCGTCAAAGGTGCGCGTGTGCACGTCGACAGAGGGGTAGAGGGACTTGATTTCCCGGGCGTGGGTGGGAAGGTGTGTGCTCGTGAAGTCGCAGATATAGATGGCCTTCGCACCGTTGCGCGCGAATTGGTGCGCTGTTGCGCGCCCAATGCCCAGGGGAGAGTTTGTTCCTTTTTATTCTTTAGTAATAATATCTTTATCAGTGGTAAGTAGATGGAGTACCAGTGATAATGGCGACTTTGTCCTTCACTCGACTACATACATACATCTCGGTTAGTTTGACGCTCTACCATACCCGCATGCATATAAGAGGCAAGATAACTGTGACACATACGGCCCAACTGAGTCTCCCGCAACCTGTCGAATTTTGGGGATGTCCTCGAAAGTGCCTGCGTCGGGTATTCCTTCGACTAGTTGCTGGCTGAGCGCTTGGAGACGCTGACGGGCGGTGGTGGCCATTTTGCTTATGTTTGGGGTTAGGATGGGTTAGGAACGGAAGTGAGTGCaagagaaaaggagcgaTGGTGGTTAGAGGGAAGAAATAGGAAAGACAAAGACAGGCACTCCTTATAAGCAGTGCGCGTGGCTTTATGGATCCGATTCGGGTGAGGAGCTGCCTGGGGTTTGCGGAGAACCGAGGCTGATCTGATCTCTGGCCTAGCTGGGTTGCGGTGCGATGAGTCAGCATATTGACCTTTCTAGCTACTCTGTTCTCTGTATCCTGTATAGTAGGAGCCTGACTGGACAACCGTTGGTTAGCTGCCATAGTAACTGTAACTGAATGAGATTCTACATAAATAGAACTGTGATATTGAGCTATGCCCCAGCGGTGATTTGTAGGTGTTTCTGTTGTTATTATACTGTATTATACTGTAGTGAAGAGTGCCTGAGCTTTGCAATCATAAAATGTACTATTCTGTTGACTTATAACTTGATAGCTTGCATCTCTCGGGAAACAGGATCTAGACATGCAGAAATATATAATATGGCATGCCCACAGATTTGTGAGATACGACAAAGAACAGGGCTGAATAGCGGCGAGGAAAGGCGGTCAGATTGGATGCAGCCACCACGTCATGCTGCCCGCTTGCCCATGTCCAGTCAGTCCCCATCAACAGTTCTTGTCTAGACACATCCAGAGCCATCGCTTTCTTTCAACCCGTCCTGATCCCCTTTCACTTTCAATTCTCCTTTCCCCCCCTCTCACCAAGCATTCTCtgtctttctctgcttcttgtcATTTGTCCCGCTTATGGTGCGCGCGCTAGCTTACTGGCCTTGCTGCATCCTTTGTTTCTGTCCTACCCTGCATTAGCTCTGGTCGCGGCATCGATTAAGTCCAGCCCATTCCGCGGAGGGGCCGCACAAAGCTTCGAGTTTTTGGCTAGCCGTCGCTCATCTATATCATTAGCCTGGGTCAGGTTTTTCTTTGGCCTACCGACTACATAGCCCCTCCCTCATTTATGCAAGAAAGATCCCGCCGACCGAAGCATTCATGAAGCCCGTGGCCATCCCTTCCTTCGCCAGCCCTAGCCACCGTCGCCGTCCCTTCAGCCATGGCGGAATGcgatcgtcttcttcgtccccagcgccgctcctcctcgcaggcctcgtcgtcgtcgcgCCACAGCCAGAAAGCTAAGGCCATCCGAACGAAAGCCCAGAAACGCCACTCCGCGTCCAACGTGACCACGACCACGACAACGACCGAGTCCGAAACCGATTTGACCTCCTTCCCGTCCCTGTCGCCCGACCGCTCGCCCAACGGATTCTTCGGACAGCCCGCCTTGAACCGTGCGCTGACTAGCGCGTTACTGGACGGGACCGAGGAGAACGAGTCCGCTATGGATCGTAACCGGGACCGCAAAGCGGCGTTGGCTAAGCTGACCACTGCTGCCTCGCACAGTTCTGGCCGGGCGGCTTTGTTTGAGGATTCCGTACCGATTCGGGATTTCCCTGGGGCACTGCATTTGGCAGACGATGCGCATATCGAGCGCTTGATTGCGAGTAATGGGGCCGTGAAGTTTGTCCGGCAGTTTGCGAGGGACC
Protein-coding sequences here:
- a CDS encoding SDR family NAD(P)-dependent oxidoreductase (transcript_id=CADANIAT00002103), translating into MLTHRTATQLGQRSDQPRYLASYMHAGMVERQTNRDVSHQFARNGAKAIYICDFTSTHLPTHAREIKSLYPSVDVHTRTFDAADEAALKAVIDEAIQNYGRLDIFFANAGISGSNVPFTEVTGEQFAETLRINTVGVFLAAKHASLAMRKTSPEKKYPGGSIIATASVAGLRSNAGATDYSASKAAVVSIAQTVAFQLAGTGIRINAICPGVVETGMTAAMYEAARARGTERKIGQLNPLQRGAVADEIARVALFLGSDESSYVNGQAWAVCGGLSAGHPVVPGKLA